One window of Ralstonia pickettii DTP0602 genomic DNA carries:
- a CDS encoding ABC transporter substrate-binding protein (K17321: glpV; glycerol transport system substrate-binding protein) produces MRVHVKLGMSALACAAALACGSAWAGEAEAKKWIDNEFQPSSLAKDKQQAEMKWFIDAAAKLKAKGVTQISVVSETITTHEYESKTLAKAFEEITGIKVKHDLIQEGDVVEKLQTSMQSGKSIYDGWISDSDLIGTHYRYGSILPLTDYMNGTGKEWTNPGLDVKDFIGTKFTTAPDGKLYQLPDQQFANLYWFRADWFARKDLQDKFKAKYGYDLGVPTNWSAYEDIANFFSNDVKELDGKKVYGHMDYGKKDPSLGWRFTDAWLSMAGTADKGLPNGMPVDEWGIRVGDDKCTPVGASVSRGGATNSPAAVYALTKYIDWMKKYAPPQAMGMTFSEAGPVPAQGQVAQQIFWYTAFTADMTKKGLPVVNADGSPKWRMAPSPYGPYWKQGMQNGYQDVGSWTFFKSTDPNKLAAAWLYAQFVTSKTVSLKKSLTGLTFIRDSDIHHDYLTKNAAKYGGLVEFYRSPARVAWTPTGTNVPDYPKLAQLWWKNVATAVTGEKTPQAAMDTLAEEMDQVMARLQRAGMSNCAPKLNPKGDPAKWLSTEHAPWKKLDNEKPKGETIPYDKLLQAWKEGRVR; encoded by the coding sequence ATGAGAGTGCACGTGAAGTTGGGGATGTCAGCCCTTGCCTGCGCGGCGGCGCTGGCTTGCGGGTCCGCGTGGGCGGGCGAGGCGGAAGCGAAGAAGTGGATCGACAACGAGTTCCAGCCCTCGTCGCTGGCCAAGGACAAGCAGCAGGCGGAAATGAAGTGGTTTATCGATGCCGCCGCCAAGCTCAAGGCCAAGGGTGTCACGCAGATCAGCGTCGTCTCCGAGACCATCACCACGCACGAATACGAATCCAAGACGCTGGCCAAGGCGTTCGAGGAGATCACCGGCATCAAGGTCAAGCACGACCTGATCCAGGAAGGCGACGTGGTCGAGAAGCTGCAGACCTCGATGCAGTCCGGCAAGTCCATCTACGACGGCTGGATCTCGGACTCGGACCTGATTGGCACGCACTACCGCTATGGCTCGATCCTGCCGCTGACCGACTACATGAACGGTACCGGCAAGGAATGGACCAACCCGGGGCTGGACGTAAAGGACTTCATCGGCACCAAGTTCACCACCGCACCGGATGGCAAGCTGTACCAACTGCCCGACCAGCAGTTCGCCAACCTTTACTGGTTCCGCGCCGACTGGTTCGCGCGCAAGGACCTGCAGGACAAGTTCAAGGCCAAGTACGGCTATGACCTGGGGGTGCCGACCAACTGGTCCGCCTACGAAGATATTGCCAACTTCTTCAGCAACGACGTGAAGGAACTCGACGGCAAGAAGGTCTACGGCCATATGGACTACGGCAAGAAGGACCCGTCACTGGGTTGGCGCTTCACCGACGCCTGGCTGTCGATGGCCGGTACCGCCGACAAGGGCCTGCCCAACGGCATGCCGGTCGATGAATGGGGCATTCGCGTGGGCGACGACAAGTGCACGCCGGTCGGCGCCTCGGTCTCGCGCGGCGGCGCCACCAACAGCCCGGCGGCGGTCTATGCCCTGACCAAGTACATCGACTGGATGAAGAAGTACGCCCCGCCGCAGGCGATGGGCATGACCTTCTCCGAGGCCGGCCCGGTGCCGGCGCAGGGCCAGGTCGCGCAGCAGATCTTCTGGTACACCGCATTCACCGCGGACATGACCAAGAAGGGCCTGCCAGTGGTCAATGCCGACGGCTCGCCCAAGTGGCGCATGGCCCCGTCGCCATATGGCCCGTACTGGAAGCAGGGCATGCAGAACGGCTACCAGGACGTGGGCTCGTGGACCTTCTTCAAAAGTACCGACCCCAACAAGCTGGCGGCGGCCTGGTTGTACGCACAGTTCGTCACGTCCAAGACGGTGTCGCTGAAGAAGTCGCTGACCGGGCTGACCTTTATCCGCGACAGCGACATCCACCACGACTACCTGACCAAGAACGCGGCCAAGTACGGCGGCCTGGTCGAGTTCTACCGCAGCCCGGCGCGCGTCGCCTGGACGCCGACCGGCACCAACGTGCCTGACTATCCCAAGCTCGCCCAGCTGTGGTGGAAGAACGTCGCCACCGCGGTCACCGGCGAGAAGACCCCGCAGGCCGCGATGGACACGCTGGCCGAGGAAATGGACCAGGTAATGGCCCGGCTGCAGCGCGCCGGCATGAGCAACTGCGCGCCCAAGCTCAACCCGAAGGGCGATCCGGCCAAGTGGCTGTCCACCGAACACGCGCCGTGGAAGAAGCTGGACAACGAAAAGCCGAAGGGAGAAACCATTCCCTACGACAAGCTGCTGCAGGCGTGGAAAGAAGGGCGGGTGCGATAA
- a CDS encoding hypothetical protein (K15370: PLCL2; inactive phospholipase C-like protein 2), giving the protein MWRILATVGDGARESLSNISQRSLTIIVLFGLISFLLIVRLHLTQARTMYELAALAEREAVISDGLRKKKERLRTLFQAMPDGVAALRHDGVVDEANDALCDMLGVSLSQLRGATHRAFVQLLYRGRQPSRHGCSAAELLAELDRTSAATDFAALIEFDVPDSPAYEVRLVHAADGNGTVLVLRDMTDRIRHERMKSHFVSTVAHELKSPMASVAGYAELLAENTVPQEKRPRIYQALRCRAAQINAILSDLLDLARIEARSTGQAEMQEVDMISLARSVVANAFSEERRIRIVAAREPVIAMGDRQQLERAIRNLIDNALKYSAPQSAVEVVIAAADAGDKVSICILDEGIGMTQEEAHMAFNCFYRAGRPGGPSGTGLGLTIVRQIVLQHCGEIVLDTEAGRGTSVTLYLPAAA; this is encoded by the coding sequence TTGTGGCGCATTCTTGCAACCGTAGGTGACGGTGCTCGCGAATCCCTTTCCAATATCAGTCAGCGCTCGTTGACGATCATCGTGCTTTTCGGACTGATTTCCTTCCTCCTGATCGTGCGCTTGCACCTTACACAGGCTCGGACAATGTATGAACTCGCGGCTCTGGCCGAGCGGGAGGCGGTCATCAGCGACGGTCTGAGGAAAAAGAAGGAGCGGCTGCGCACGTTATTCCAAGCGATGCCCGACGGTGTCGCCGCACTTCGGCACGACGGGGTCGTTGATGAAGCCAACGATGCTTTGTGTGACATGCTTGGCGTATCGCTGAGCCAACTGCGCGGCGCCACACATCGCGCATTCGTCCAGTTGCTCTATCGCGGGCGACAGCCTTCGCGGCATGGCTGCAGCGCAGCCGAACTGCTCGCTGAGCTGGACCGCACCAGCGCCGCGACGGATTTTGCAGCGCTGATCGAGTTCGACGTGCCCGACTCGCCAGCCTACGAGGTTCGCCTGGTTCATGCAGCCGACGGAAATGGCACGGTGCTGGTGCTAAGAGACATGACCGATCGCATCCGGCACGAACGGATGAAATCCCATTTCGTGTCGACAGTCGCGCACGAACTCAAGTCACCCATGGCGAGCGTTGCGGGCTACGCCGAGTTGCTGGCGGAAAACACGGTCCCGCAGGAAAAGCGGCCACGCATCTACCAAGCGCTGCGCTGCCGCGCAGCGCAGATCAACGCAATACTCTCCGACCTGCTTGACCTGGCACGTATCGAAGCGCGTAGCACGGGACAAGCCGAGATGCAGGAAGTCGACATGATCTCGCTCGCCCGTAGTGTGGTCGCCAACGCGTTCTCGGAAGAGCGGCGGATACGCATAGTGGCAGCGCGTGAGCCGGTCATCGCTATGGGCGATCGGCAACAGCTTGAACGCGCCATCCGCAATCTGATCGACAACGCCCTCAAGTATTCAGCACCGCAAAGCGCAGTCGAAGTCGTGATCGCCGCCGCTGACGCCGGCGACAAGGTCTCGATTTGCATCCTTGACGAGGGTATCGGCATGACGCAGGAAGAAGCACACATGGCGTTCAACTGTTTTTACCGAGCCGGCCGGCCTGGCGGGCCGAGTGGCACGGGTCTTGGGCTGACCATCGTGCGGCAGATCGTACTGCAGCACTGCGGCGAAATTGTGCTGGATACTGAGGCCGGGCGCGGTACGTCCGTCACCCTTTACCTACCAGCGGCAGCGTGA
- a CDS encoding protein PsiE: MNENRNVASRVMDALRLEPRVLGFYERFEQAVAYILSGVISVIIAISMWQLIRAVLVLLVWEALNPLDHAVFQTVFGMIMTLLIAMEFKHSIIRVMLRRDHIVQVKTVVLIALLAIARKFIILDPNTDPYRIGALAAALLALGGVYWLMRQRDDPVEAESSPE, encoded by the coding sequence ATGAATGAGAACAGAAATGTGGCCAGCAGAGTGATGGACGCACTGCGGTTGGAGCCGCGCGTCCTTGGCTTTTACGAGCGCTTCGAACAGGCAGTCGCGTATATCCTGAGCGGCGTCATTTCCGTAATCATCGCCATATCAATGTGGCAACTCATCCGCGCGGTACTCGTATTGCTCGTGTGGGAAGCGCTGAACCCGCTGGATCATGCTGTGTTCCAGACGGTCTTCGGCATGATCATGACGTTGTTGATCGCGATGGAATTCAAGCACTCCATCATCCGCGTGATGCTTCGACGCGACCATATCGTGCAGGTGAAAACGGTCGTGCTGATTGCTTTGCTCGCGATCGCGCGCAAATTCATCATTCTTGATCCGAACACCGATCCGTACCGAATTGGCGCACTGGCCGCCGCACTCCTGGCACTGGGCGGGGTCTATTGGCTCATGCGTCAGCGCGATGATCCGGTGGAAGCGGAAAGCTCCCCGGAATGA
- a CDS encoding heat shock Hsp20 (K04080: ibpA; molecular chaperone IbpA) encodes MSDLYFGNDLFSEFDRFQRQIDELFGGFPSSIRSARRGAFPQVNIGVTDDTIEIVAFAPGMKPAELDVSIGKGLLTISGERKPSVPDGDSDRKVYAEERFAGTFRRVIELPQNANPDKVQARYVDGCLCVTVSKHESSRPRSITVQ; translated from the coding sequence ATGAGTGATCTCTACTTCGGGAACGACCTCTTCAGCGAATTCGACCGCTTTCAGCGGCAGATCGACGAACTCTTCGGGGGCTTCCCATCCAGCATCCGCTCCGCCAGGCGCGGTGCGTTCCCGCAAGTCAACATCGGCGTCACCGACGACACCATCGAGATCGTCGCTTTCGCGCCCGGCATGAAACCGGCCGAACTCGACGTTTCGATCGGCAAGGGCCTGTTGACGATCAGCGGCGAGCGCAAACCATCAGTGCCCGATGGCGATAGCGACCGGAAGGTCTACGCCGAGGAGCGCTTCGCCGGCACCTTCAGGCGGGTCATCGAACTCCCGCAGAACGCTAACCCCGACAAGGTGCAGGCGCGTTATGTCGACGGCTGTCTGTGCGTGACGGTCAGCAAGCATGAGTCGTCCAGGCCCCGGTCGATTACGGTCCAATGA
- a CDS encoding heat shock protein Hsp20, translating into MSDTTQVVEREQKTRVTPRTQAKSGERRGTIVPAVDVFEDQTGITVVADLPGVSKDRLDVKVQDGNLVIEAEASVPTPDGLRLLHAEIPAPSYFRAFTLSPDFDTAKIEANLQDGVLKLRIPRSEKARPRRIEVKLG; encoded by the coding sequence ATGAGCGATACCACTCAAGTTGTCGAACGCGAACAGAAAACCCGCGTGACGCCGCGCACGCAGGCGAAGTCCGGGGAACGTCGGGGAACTATCGTGCCGGCCGTCGATGTCTTCGAAGACCAAACGGGCATCACAGTTGTCGCCGATCTGCCCGGCGTTTCGAAGGACCGGCTCGATGTGAAGGTGCAGGACGGCAACCTCGTGATCGAGGCCGAGGCCAGCGTGCCGACACCCGACGGCTTGCGGCTGCTGCATGCCGAAATACCGGCACCGAGCTACTTCCGAGCCTTCACGCTGAGTCCAGACTTCGACACGGCCAAGATCGAGGCGAACCTGCAGGACGGTGTGCTGAAGCTACGCATTCCGCGCAGTGAAAAAGCCCGGCCTCGTCGCATAGAGGTCAAGCTCGGGTAA
- a CDS encoding histidine kinase, producing MRRRKKSIMQHSLKYRMAFATAGVVTLIIVLRALYAQYYAYDSLKGLLQEQQDTLVRLVAEQLDEKLQGRATALRRLARQLSPMLSARPADLRRAAEGVIDIPDTFNAVFLATPDGQMVFSTAVPDGVRLRLDDRDYFRDIRRGQQFAVSDLLQGKLTNAPGVVLAVPLHGPGGELRGVVGGVLNLSANNFLRELAHARAGITGSFCLVSAGSTPRYAMHPDPARVLTPALAVGEACGAEQPASYSEVLRPRQPIVARYLLASNGWEVVSVLPASEAYAPLIDVRERTFIVAAVSLLVAAALMWLVMRHLLEPLQRLHRAVRQIATNPAALADLPTGRPDEIGELATTFAEVVAQLSEREAALKAAKDRAAESEKRIEAIANHVPNFVSFIDMQQRYVFVNQAYAQHYGLPAQQIVGLSLRELWGTQEYLACQPYLEQACAGRVVTFTRESADGNECMEVTYQPAWNDAQDSMIGLHMFGRNVTHEREKLRNLEAQTVSDYLTGLLNRKGFDRRLAECMGRTSAGGRPLGLLLVDLDDFKAVNDNYGHPVGDRLLMAFAQRLRACVRKGDAVARIGGDEFAVIVDGVADRHALEAVANAIVQAARMPFLVDGHTLAATASVGSALHSARHAMTVSELFMHADMALYDAKRHGKACHAAQAEALAEVLAEAQAAEKVAEKAAPSPEPSGLTT from the coding sequence GTGCGCAGAAGAAAGAAGTCAATCATGCAGCACTCTTTGAAGTACCGGATGGCGTTCGCCACTGCGGGTGTGGTGACGCTGATCATCGTGCTGCGCGCCCTCTACGCCCAGTACTACGCCTACGACAGCCTGAAAGGGCTGTTGCAGGAGCAGCAGGACACGCTGGTCCGGCTGGTGGCCGAACAACTCGACGAAAAACTGCAAGGCCGCGCCACAGCACTGCGGCGCTTGGCGCGCCAGCTCTCCCCGATGCTTTCCGCCAGGCCGGCCGACCTGCGCCGCGCTGCCGAAGGTGTGATCGACATACCAGACACCTTCAACGCCGTCTTCCTGGCCACCCCGGACGGGCAGATGGTGTTCAGCACTGCCGTGCCAGACGGCGTGCGCCTGCGGCTGGACGACCGCGACTACTTCCGCGATATCCGGCGCGGCCAGCAATTTGCCGTGTCGGACCTACTTCAGGGCAAGCTGACCAACGCGCCCGGCGTGGTCCTCGCAGTGCCGTTGCATGGGCCGGGCGGAGAACTGCGCGGCGTGGTCGGCGGCGTGCTGAACCTGTCGGCCAACAATTTCCTGCGCGAACTTGCGCACGCCCGCGCGGGCATCACCGGCAGCTTTTGCCTGGTCTCCGCGGGATCCACGCCCCGTTATGCGATGCACCCCGACCCCGCCCGCGTGCTGACGCCGGCGCTGGCGGTCGGCGAAGCCTGCGGTGCCGAGCAGCCTGCCTCGTATTCGGAGGTGCTGCGGCCAAGACAGCCGATCGTGGCGCGCTACCTGCTGGCGTCCAACGGCTGGGAAGTGGTCTCGGTGCTGCCGGCGTCCGAAGCCTATGCGCCGCTGATCGACGTACGCGAGCGCACCTTCATCGTTGCCGCCGTGTCCTTGCTGGTGGCCGCCGCGCTGATGTGGCTGGTGATGCGCCACCTGCTCGAACCGCTGCAGCGGCTGCACCGGGCCGTGCGCCAGATCGCCACCAACCCGGCCGCACTGGCGGACCTGCCCACCGGCCGCCCGGACGAGATCGGCGAACTCGCCACCACCTTCGCCGAGGTGGTGGCGCAACTATCCGAGCGCGAAGCCGCGCTGAAGGCGGCCAAGGATCGCGCCGCCGAGAGCGAGAAGCGCATCGAGGCGATCGCCAACCATGTACCGAATTTCGTTTCGTTCATCGACATGCAGCAGCGCTATGTCTTTGTCAACCAGGCGTACGCGCAGCACTATGGCCTGCCGGCGCAGCAGATCGTCGGGCTGTCGCTGCGCGAATTGTGGGGCACGCAGGAGTACCTGGCGTGCCAGCCCTATCTGGAACAGGCTTGCGCTGGCCGCGTCGTGACCTTCACACGCGAAAGCGCCGACGGCAACGAATGCATGGAGGTCACCTACCAGCCAGCCTGGAACGATGCGCAGGACTCGATGATCGGGTTGCATATGTTCGGGCGCAACGTCACCCACGAGCGCGAAAAGCTGCGCAACCTGGAGGCGCAGACCGTCTCCGACTACCTCACCGGCCTGCTCAACCGCAAGGGCTTCGACCGCCGCCTGGCCGAATGCATGGGGCGCACGAGCGCCGGCGGGCGGCCGCTGGGGCTGCTGCTGGTCGACCTGGACGACTTCAAGGCCGTCAATGACAACTACGGCCACCCGGTCGGCGACCGGCTGCTGATGGCCTTCGCGCAACGGCTGCGCGCGTGCGTGCGCAAGGGCGATGCGGTGGCGCGCATCGGCGGCGACGAGTTTGCGGTGATCGTCGACGGTGTTGCCGACCGGCATGCGCTGGAGGCCGTGGCCAACGCCATCGTGCAGGCCGCGCGCATGCCGTTCCTGGTCGACGGGCACACGCTCGCGGCCACGGCCAGCGTAGGCTCGGCGCTGCACAGTGCCAGGCATGCGATGACCGTCAGCGAGCTGTTCATGCACGCCGACATGGCGCTATACGATGCCAAGCGCCACGGCAAGGCGTGCCATGCGGCGCAGGCCGAAGCGTTGGCCGAGGTACTGGCCGAAGCGCAAGCGGCCGAGAAGGTGGCCGAGAAGGCGGCCCCCTCCCCCGAGCCATCCGGCCTGACGACTTAG
- a CDS encoding heat shock protein Hsp20 (K13993: HSP20; HSP20 family protein) — protein MDLDLKKWAPWNWFKKEQEEQQTASSLPVQRSDLPGFTLDNDVLMVRGEKRQEQEKKEGGFHRVERSYGSFQRALNLPDDANQDSIKASFKNGVLTITMDKREASAPKHGRSIPIES, from the coding sequence ATGGATCTTGATCTCAAAAAGTGGGCTCCCTGGAACTGGTTCAAGAAGGAGCAAGAAGAGCAGCAGACAGCATCTTCGCTGCCGGTACAGCGCAGTGACTTGCCGGGCTTCACGCTCGACAACGACGTGCTGATGGTGCGAGGTGAAAAGCGCCAGGAGCAGGAGAAGAAGGAAGGCGGCTTCCATCGTGTCGAACGCTCCTACGGCAGTTTCCAGCGTGCACTGAACCTGCCTGACGATGCCAACCAGGATTCGATCAAGGCCTCATTCAAGAATGGGGTGCTCACGATCACCATGGACAAGCGCGAAGCGAGTGCACCGAAGCACGGCCGTTCGATTCCGATTGAAAGCTAA
- a CDS encoding hypothetical protein (K07325: flaB-A, flaB; archaeal flagellin FlaB), which produces MRALYIDFAHIQVCCYHICTYWRETQPRTGLPSAPAVAPPRRSTAPPLAAVCTYFFSGWPGFMGLEIYRPVVAEGTAGTITPGISAFMLLLLVWLGSALWAGWDRGSELRRIQVDADRLAYTLGQHVERTLMEADQLTSLVGGAVIERGPDLPLAEWTRNGHLSAESFLQTAILDERGVLRASTNPTFEALDVGDSEHFRVHANNPRPTLFVSKPLRGRSSGRWVVLLSKGIVAPTGRFVGVVAVSLDPLSLTNISQSIIHLGSQGAIGLLGTNDFIYRVRWSGSAYDPGQPLPASSSARRAVVAAAHAEVVENSPLNGVERIYGVHRLSRGNLAVVVGYNRHEALSVYRGRLLLVACIASLVSALIILVQMRQAKSIMRMAKLAHREAVVSRRLRERNQHLHALFFAVPGGVAIFNKDRQVEDANGGLCDTLGASPGDLRGATPQRFVDLLYRGQRPTRDSATPSELLAEIDRTAASHDFSSVIEFDIADSSSYAIRVVHTSDGAGCVVSVCDVSAMRREERVRSHFIATVEAESKIPIANVVGYADLLAADLIPPEKRLGIYRTIRSQAQRISQFVSNHLQLTRLETLGASEMTFRRVDLASLVRDVVEAEFGNDNRVTLESAREPVYVMGDSASLASVIRHLLENAVKYGLGREVNVSVARASDESGNAVLKVTDRGMGIKVDEFRLVFDKFFRGKLQRGSAGDGLGLALVREIVLLHRGHTSLESEVGKGTTVTLHLPAVE; this is translated from the coding sequence GTGCGTGCATTGTATATCGATTTTGCACATATACAAGTATGTTGCTATCATATTTGCACATATTGGAGAGAGACGCAACCACGCACCGGCCTTCCTAGTGCTCCGGCAGTTGCACCACCTCGCCGTTCGACGGCGCCGCCTCTAGCGGCTGTCTGTACCTACTTTTTTTCGGGGTGGCCAGGATTCATGGGTCTGGAGATATATAGGCCGGTAGTGGCGGAAGGCACCGCGGGCACCATCACCCCGGGTATTTCGGCATTCATGCTCCTATTGTTGGTCTGGCTGGGATCCGCCCTGTGGGCCGGGTGGGACAGAGGCAGCGAATTACGCAGGATCCAGGTCGATGCCGACCGTCTTGCCTATACCCTTGGCCAGCACGTCGAGCGCACATTGATGGAGGCGGACCAACTGACCTCTCTGGTAGGCGGCGCCGTCATCGAACGAGGTCCGGACTTGCCGCTTGCCGAATGGACCCGCAACGGTCATCTCAGTGCCGAATCCTTCCTTCAAACCGCGATTCTGGACGAAAGGGGCGTCCTCAGGGCATCGACCAATCCGACCTTCGAAGCGCTTGACGTAGGCGATAGCGAGCATTTCCGCGTACATGCCAACAATCCCAGGCCAACATTGTTTGTCAGCAAGCCGCTGCGGGGGCGTAGTTCAGGTCGCTGGGTAGTCCTGCTTTCCAAGGGAATCGTGGCGCCGACAGGCCGTTTCGTGGGGGTCGTCGCGGTGTCGCTTGACCCACTCTCGCTGACGAACATCTCCCAAAGCATCATCCATTTGGGCAGCCAGGGTGCAATCGGTCTGCTGGGTACCAATGACTTCATCTACCGGGTGCGTTGGAGCGGGTCGGCTTACGACCCTGGGCAGCCACTGCCGGCGAGCTCCTCAGCCCGGCGAGCTGTAGTTGCCGCGGCCCACGCCGAAGTGGTGGAGAACAGCCCACTGAACGGCGTCGAGCGCATTTATGGCGTACATCGGCTATCGAGAGGAAACCTAGCGGTTGTGGTCGGCTACAACCGCCATGAAGCACTATCAGTGTACCGCGGCAGGCTGCTCCTCGTCGCTTGCATCGCAAGCTTGGTATCCGCACTGATCATCCTCGTCCAGATGCGCCAAGCAAAGTCGATCATGAGGATGGCGAAGCTGGCGCATCGGGAGGCAGTGGTCAGCCGCCGGCTACGAGAAAGGAACCAGCACCTGCATGCGCTGTTCTTTGCCGTGCCGGGCGGCGTTGCCATTTTCAATAAGGATCGCCAGGTGGAAGACGCCAACGGCGGGCTGTGCGACACCCTAGGCGCTTCGCCTGGGGACTTGCGCGGCGCCACGCCACAACGGTTCGTTGACCTTCTGTATCGAGGCCAACGTCCCACGCGGGACTCAGCCACCCCGTCCGAACTGCTTGCGGAGATCGACCGGACCGCAGCCTCACACGACTTCAGCAGCGTTATCGAGTTCGATATAGCGGACTCATCCAGCTATGCAATCCGTGTTGTACATACCAGCGACGGCGCTGGCTGCGTGGTGTCTGTCTGCGACGTAAGCGCAATGCGGCGCGAGGAACGGGTCAGATCGCATTTCATTGCTACCGTAGAAGCTGAAAGCAAGATTCCCATCGCAAACGTCGTCGGATATGCCGACCTCCTCGCCGCCGATCTGATCCCCCCGGAAAAACGCCTTGGCATCTATCGCACGATTCGTTCGCAAGCCCAGCGCATCAGCCAGTTCGTTTCAAATCATCTTCAACTGACGCGCCTGGAAACCCTTGGAGCATCCGAGATGACGTTTCGCCGGGTGGATCTCGCAAGTCTCGTGCGAGACGTTGTTGAGGCAGAATTTGGGAACGATAACCGGGTGACTCTGGAGTCTGCGCGAGAGCCAGTCTATGTGATGGGCGACTCCGCCTCCCTCGCCAGCGTGATACGCCATTTGCTCGAGAATGCCGTGAAGTACGGCCTTGGGAGAGAAGTCAACGTGTCGGTCGCTAGAGCGTCGGACGAAAGCGGCAACGCCGTGCTGAAAGTGACCGATAGAGGCATGGGGATCAAAGTCGACGAATTCAGGCTGGTGTTCGACAAGTTTTTCCGCGGCAAGCTGCAGCGCGGGTCGGCCGGCGATGGTCTGGGCCTCGCCCTCGTGCGCGAGATTGTGTTGCTGCATCGCGGCCATACTTCTCTTGAGAGCGAAGTAGGCAAGGGCACGACCGTTACGCTGCACCTTCCGGCGGTGGAATAA
- a CDS encoding membrane protein: protein MLSWMVWTTPVAVFFGCIVVMLIGMTIWEIRAPSVLRKGFLPIATTRGDRLFIGLMCAAWVNLAWVGLGEKVTAWLSLGEEPSVWISFGVSMLVLALIMRKG from the coding sequence ATGCTGAGCTGGATGGTCTGGACGACGCCGGTAGCGGTGTTCTTCGGCTGCATCGTGGTCATGCTGATCGGCATGACCATCTGGGAAATACGCGCGCCTTCGGTGCTGCGCAAAGGCTTTCTCCCGATCGCTACCACACGCGGCGACCGCTTGTTTATCGGCCTGATGTGCGCGGCCTGGGTCAACCTCGCGTGGGTCGGGCTGGGCGAGAAAGTCACTGCTTGGCTGTCGTTGGGGGAAGAGCCGTCGGTCTGGATCAGCTTCGGGGTGTCGATGCTGGTGCTGGCGCTGATCATGCGCAAGGGCTGA
- a CDS encoding molecular chaperone Hsp20 (K13993: HSP20; HSP20 family protein), with translation MNTDLSKWNPFKFLRKTQTEKAGEQPSSSAPTSKHWLTGWRDASLLFSSDPWRAMGELLHDPFAGVGGLDRWFGDFSSSQFQPRIDVVDDGDALRITAELPGLGREDLQTFIDDGVLVLRGEKKQDTRSEENGCYRLERSYGSFTRTIPLPEGVDVDKADAKFDKGVLTLRLPKTDSARSAVRKIEIK, from the coding sequence ATGAACACCGATCTGAGCAAATGGAACCCGTTCAAATTCTTGCGCAAAACGCAAACCGAAAAAGCCGGCGAGCAACCTTCGTCCAGTGCGCCAACGTCGAAGCATTGGTTGACCGGGTGGCGCGATGCGTCCCTGCTCTTTTCGTCGGACCCGTGGCGGGCGATGGGCGAGTTGCTGCACGATCCCTTCGCAGGCGTCGGCGGTCTTGACCGATGGTTCGGCGACTTCAGTTCGTCGCAGTTCCAGCCGCGCATCGATGTCGTCGACGACGGCGACGCGCTGCGTATCACCGCTGAGTTGCCGGGATTGGGTCGCGAGGATTTGCAGACGTTCATCGATGACGGCGTCCTGGTCCTGCGTGGCGAGAAGAAGCAGGACACGAGGAGCGAGGAAAATGGCTGCTACCGGCTGGAACGGTCGTACGGCTCATTCACTCGCACGATTCCGCTGCCCGAAGGGGTCGACGTCGACAAGGCGGATGCGAAGTTTGACAAGGGCGTCCTGACGCTTCGTTTGCCGAAAACGGATTCCGCGCGCTCCGCGGTCAGGAAGATCGAGATCAAGTAA